One window of Equus asinus isolate D_3611 breed Donkey chromosome 7, EquAss-T2T_v2, whole genome shotgun sequence genomic DNA carries:
- the ABCD4 gene encoding lysosomal cobalamin transporter ABCD4 isoform X8, whose product MGPIVVKLVQQEKLEGDFRFKHMQIRVNAEPAAFFRAGHVEHMRTNRRLQTLLQTQRELMSKELWLYIGVNTFDYLGSILSYVVIAIPIFSGVYGDLSPTELSTLVSKNAFVCIYLISCFTRLIDLSTTLSDVAGYTHRIGELQETLLDMSLKSQDGELVDESEWDLDRAPGWPAAEPTDTAFLLERVSISAPSSNKPLIKDLSLKISEGQSLLITGNTGTGKTSLLRVLGGLWASTRGSVQMLTDFGPHGVLFLPQKPFFTDGTLREQVIYPLKEIYPDSGSTDDERIMRFLELAGLSSLVARTEGLDQQVDWNWYDVLSPGEMQRLSFARLFYLQPKYAVLDEATSALTEEVESELYRIGQQLGMTFISVGHRHSLVKFHSLVLKLCGEGRWELTRIKVE is encoded by the exons AGCTGGGCATGTGGAGCATATGAGGACAAACCGCAGGCTGCAGACACTCCTTCAGACCCAGAGGGAGCTGATGTCCAAGGAGCTCTGGCTGTACA TTGGTGTCAACACGTTTGACTATCTGGGCAGCATCTTAAGTTATGTTGTGATCGCCATCCCCATTTTCAGTGGCGTCTACGGAGACCTGAGCCCCACAGAGCTCAGCACCCTGGTCAGCAAG AATGCCTTTGTGTGCATTTACCTCATCAGCTGCTTCACCCGGCTCATCGACCTCTCCACCACGCTCTCGGACGTGGCTGGTTACACACACAG GATCGGGGAGCTTCAGGAGACCTTGCTGGACATGTCCCTGAAGTCACAGGATGGTGAGCTCGTGGACGAGAGCGAGTGGGACTTGGACAG GGCCCCGGGATGGCCAGCAGCAGAGCCAACAGACACAGCTTTTCTCCTTGAGCGGGTCTCCATCTCTGCCCCCTCCTCTAACAAGCCCTTAATCAAGGACCTGAGCCTGAAGATCTCTGAGGGGCAGAGCCTGCTCATCACAGGCAACACAGGCACCGGCAAGACCTCCTTGCTCCGGGTTCTGGGCGGCCTCTGGGCGAGCACACGGG GCTCAGTGCAGATGCTGACCGACTTTGGACCCCATGGGGTGTTGTTCCTGCCACAAAAGCCATTCTTCACTGACGGGACCCTTCGGGAGCAG gTGATATATCCCCTGAAGGAGATCTACCCCGACTCAG GTTCTACTGATGACGAGAGGATCATGAGGTTCTTGGAGTTGGCAGGCCTG TCCAGCTTGGTGGCCAGGACAGAGGGTCTGGACCAGCAGGTTGATTGGAACTG GTATGATGTTCTGTCCCCAGGGGAGATGCAGAGGCTCTCCTTTGCCCGGCTCTTCTACCTGCAGCCAAAGTACGCAG TGCTTGATGAAGCCACCAGTGCCCTGACCGAGGAGGTGGAGAGTGAACTCTACCGCATCGGCCAGCAGCTGGGCATGACATTCATCAGCGTGGGACATCGGCACAGCCTTGTAAAG TTTCACTCCTTGGTTCTGAAACTctgtggagaaggaaggtgggaacTGACCAGAATCAAAGTGGAGTGA
- the ABCD4 gene encoding lysosomal cobalamin transporter ABCD4 isoform X9 has protein sequence MPSLLLSSVGVNTFDYLGSILSYVVIAIPIFSGVYGDLSPTELSTLVSKNAFVCIYLISCFTRLIDLSTTLSDVAGYTHRIGELQETLLDMSLKSQDGELVDESEWDLDRAPGWPAAEPTDTAFLLERVSISAPSSNKPLIKDLSLKISEGQSLLITGNTGTGKTSLLRVLGGLWASTRGSVQMLTDFGPHGVLFLPQKPFFTDGTLREQVIYPLKEIYPDSGSTDDERIMRFLELAGLSSLVARTEGLDQQVDWNWYDVLSPGEMQRLSFARLFYLQPKYAVLDEATSALTEEVESELYRIGQQLGMTFISVGHRHSLVKFHSLVLKLCGEGRWELTRIKVE, from the exons TTGGTGTCAACACGTTTGACTATCTGGGCAGCATCTTAAGTTATGTTGTGATCGCCATCCCCATTTTCAGTGGCGTCTACGGAGACCTGAGCCCCACAGAGCTCAGCACCCTGGTCAGCAAG AATGCCTTTGTGTGCATTTACCTCATCAGCTGCTTCACCCGGCTCATCGACCTCTCCACCACGCTCTCGGACGTGGCTGGTTACACACACAG GATCGGGGAGCTTCAGGAGACCTTGCTGGACATGTCCCTGAAGTCACAGGATGGTGAGCTCGTGGACGAGAGCGAGTGGGACTTGGACAG GGCCCCGGGATGGCCAGCAGCAGAGCCAACAGACACAGCTTTTCTCCTTGAGCGGGTCTCCATCTCTGCCCCCTCCTCTAACAAGCCCTTAATCAAGGACCTGAGCCTGAAGATCTCTGAGGGGCAGAGCCTGCTCATCACAGGCAACACAGGCACCGGCAAGACCTCCTTGCTCCGGGTTCTGGGCGGCCTCTGGGCGAGCACACGGG GCTCAGTGCAGATGCTGACCGACTTTGGACCCCATGGGGTGTTGTTCCTGCCACAAAAGCCATTCTTCACTGACGGGACCCTTCGGGAGCAG gTGATATATCCCCTGAAGGAGATCTACCCCGACTCAG GTTCTACTGATGACGAGAGGATCATGAGGTTCTTGGAGTTGGCAGGCCTG TCCAGCTTGGTGGCCAGGACAGAGGGTCTGGACCAGCAGGTTGATTGGAACTG GTATGATGTTCTGTCCCCAGGGGAGATGCAGAGGCTCTCCTTTGCCCGGCTCTTCTACCTGCAGCCAAAGTACGCAG TGCTTGATGAAGCCACCAGTGCCCTGACCGAGGAGGTGGAGAGTGAACTCTACCGCATCGGCCAGCAGCTGGGCATGACATTCATCAGCGTGGGACATCGGCACAGCCTTGTAAAG TTTCACTCCTTGGTTCTGAAACTctgtggagaaggaaggtgggaacTGACCAGAATCAAAGTGGAGTGA